TTGCGGTATGGGAATAACAGAAGTGATTCATACATTTGCATACTGGAATGACATAATAAATTGGGTGAAAGGAAATTTGAAATGGCAAAATTGATGAAGTTGGGTCCAGAATGTCGTGTGGGGGAATTGGGTGAATGAATGGCGCACAAGGTGATATGGTGATGAATTAAAAGGCTTTGTAGCTACTAGAATGAAAAAGAATGGATTTTGGGTATAGTGCATGATACTGGAATGGTGATTTAATTGAGCTGCTGGAATTATAATCATACGTATGGGATTAGAATATGGTGATTGACTGAATTGGGTTGTATGCTTATGCTGAAGTTGGAAAATAATAGTGCAAGGCTGCTGGGCTTGAATTAATGCTTAAATGAAAGGATTGAGCCAAATGGAATGGAAAGGTGGGCTATTTTATTGAAGTGGCCAAATGGGATGTAAAGGAAAATGCATGGGTTGAAATTGTTGTAAAAGCTAGGCTTTTTATAATGTCCAGAGAAGGTATGGTGGAATTCGATCACTAACAAACTCACAATGATAATGAAACTACAACATAGAAATATAATCtgttaataagaaaaaatagtCCCACTAAACTAATACATTAAAACTCTGACCTGGCTTGGAATTATCTcaccatttaattttttaaatggtgGAATTATCTCACCATTTAATGTACTACTTATCCCTTCCATAatctttgtaattttttaaatcatttttttatgCTTCTTCAAATACAGTGCTTTGGATTTACAATTTCTTATGTGCTTCTTCCGTACTACATGccaagaaattattttattttcttaatgaaattatttggagcaattaaatattagtttaatttgttacaCATTTCATTCTTATAGGGTGATATGGCTCGGTTGCCATTAAGGCAAAAGATGAGATTGCAAGCTGTTGTCCTCATTTTGCGCATAAAGATTATGGAAAGCATGTTTAATATGCTTATGTTTCTTGCTATGACATTAGTATTTCGAAGAAAAATGTTTAGGAGAACTATGACATATGCCGATCAAACAACATCTAGACATAATATTAGATCTTTGAATTTACAAACAATGGTCTTTGAAAGTGATATGCAATGTGTTGATAATTGTAGAATGGATGGGAGAGCATTAGCTAAATTATGTGATTTGCTAAGGACTCATGGTAATTTGAAAGATAGTAGGAATGCAACCATCGATGAGATGGtgatttcttttcttcatataGTTGCACATAATATAAAGAATAGAGTACTTAAACGTCAAACAACTAGATCTGGTGAGACTATTAGTAGACAATTTCATGCTGTTTTAAACTCTATTTTGAGACTACACAACATGCTTCTTAGAAAACCAGAACCGATACAAGATAATTCAGTAGATGAAAGGTGGAAGTGGTTTAAGGTACCCTATactcttttcaaaaaaattaattaatttattatctaATTATAACTAAACCATTTATTAACGGATGTTTATATTTCATTGGGATTTAGGGTTGCTTGGGTGCATTAGATGGAACCTTTATAAAAGTCAATGTTGAAACAATTGACAAACCTAGGTATCGAACCAGAAAAGGTGAAATTGCCACAAATGTCTTAGGTGCTTGCACACTGGACATGCAATTCATCTAAAGTATTGCCAGGTTGGGAAGGATCTGCGACGGATAGTAGAATTTTGAGGGATGCTATTAGTAGAATGAATGGTTTAAAGGTTCCTCAaggtaataattttttaaaatataaatatcgtaagattttaattaatgaaaatattacTTTAGGTATTAATAAATTTCTTAAACTGAAATATGTCTAGGAAATTACTACTTGTGTGATGCTGGATATACAAATGGGGATGGATTTTTGGCACCGTATAGAGGTTAACGGCACCACTTAAATGAATGGAGGCAAGGCTATCAACCTACAACAGCAAATGAATATTTCAACATGAAACACTCTCAAGCAAGAAATTGCATTGAGAGGTGCTTTGGCATATTAAAGGCTAGATGGGCTATCTTAAGAGACAAGTCATTTTATCCAGTTAAAACTCAATGTAGGATTATTTCTGCTTGCTGCATTCTCCACAATTTCATTAGGTCTGAAATGCCTATTGATCCTATAGAGATTGAAGTTGGTCAAAATGAGTGCAATACTTTTCAAtctgaagaagatgatgaagactTGATAAAACATTGTGAAACTAGTCGTGCTTGGACTGAATGGAGAGACAAGCTTGCACATGAGATGTTTACTACTTGGCAGGCTGAACAACATTGATCTTCTTCTAGAAATAGAACTTTTTGTTATCATTTTAGttgtaattgaaaaaaattctaaactgaattttatttgatatgTATTGCTGTATTTTTGAAGTATtccaaattgaattttatttgatatgTATTGTTGTATTTTTGAAGTATTCTAAACtgaattttatttgatatgCATTGCTGTATTTTTAAAGTCTTACAAACTGAATTTCATGCTAACTACATATTACTAGAGTATGTTTTGTATTCaatttgttgttattgtttggttttaTTTTACAATGGTAATGGAAGGAAAAAATACTGCAATTAAAAGAAGAAATTCTACTACTAAGAGACAATGGATAAAACAAGAAGATGCAGCACTAGTCGATTGCCTTGTCGAAATAGCAAATGACCCTACTTTAAAGGGAGAAAATGGATTCAAGACGGGATATTTGTTGCGGCTGGAAAAGATGCTGCATCTAAGATTTTCGGGAACAAATATCAAGGCAACCCCCCACATTGAATCTAGGTATAAGCTATTGAAGAAGCATTTCCTTGCCATTCAAGAGATGCTTAACAAAGGTAGTGGATTCGGTTGGAATGATGTTGAAAAATGTGTTACTGTCAGCAAAGATGTCTTTGATGATTGGGTTAAGGTTAAGTGAATTCTAAATCATTTCTATTTGCTTACTTACATTACTTACATTGAGAAATGTGGTACAATTGCTGTTAACTaatttatctttcttttttattttattttattttatagtcaTCCTAATGCAGCTGGtttaagaaacaaaaaatttcCTCACTTTGATAGCTTGATGCATGTTTGGAGAAGTGATTATGCAACAGGAACTGCTGTAGAAACTCCAGCTGATGCAGTGGAGGAAATAGAGAAAGAAAAACATGATGAAGTTGATATTACTGATGGTAATGATGAGGAATGGGAGgaaggaagaagagaaaaagagGTTGATCAAACTGAGTCATCTGTTTGCCCTTCTACTAAAATTAATCAAGGCAAAAAACAAGCTAGTAACAGGAAAAGGTTTAGAAGTGATGATGGATTAAATGACTTAGTAGCTGAGATGCATGAATATGTAGGTGCTTACAAGGAAGCTAATGAGCAAATCAAAGACATAGCAACATACTTTAAGAAAGAAGCTGAGAACACCGATAGAAAGATGAAGATATTTGAAGAAATCAGCAAACTTCCTGGACTTTCAAGGCAAGAAGTCATAGAAGCTGGTGAGCATATTTTAAAGGATGCGCACAAGATTGATACCTTCTTTGCTTTACCTAATGAATTTAGGAGGGATTATGTAATGAAGCAGTTGTATGAGGTCAATCCATACACACCAAGCTTTGACTTTCATGGTGGAAACGATGCATAAGAAGTACGATGAAGGTtgtttggggttttttttttactcaatgCATGACTTTGATGGTGACATTGTTATTTTTGGGAATTGACTACCATTAGAATGGTGATATTATCTAATGTAAATGGTTTAGAAGTTAGACTTCTTTTGTGAATGAAAACTAGGGCTGCCAATTATATTTTTGGTTTAGTATTGGTAGCAATATATGTATAGAAAACATGGGACTATATGAGTCCTTTTTCTGAAACTTACTCCTGCAAAATGGTATTTAGTTGTTAATTGTGAAGAATATGTATTTTTGTGCTGTTAAATTTGATTACAAATTTCCAATGCAGTATGAATTCAGTATTTGATATGTAATATTTCTTAGCAGCAATTTGAGATGTAATATTTCTAAGTTGTTAATCTGTTCACCTGCATGCCATGTCTTTACCTCCAGCTTCCAATTGCAGTATGTTTTGATGTGGGGTAATCAatatgtaataccccgtattttcctaacattattattttaataaatattttcaaaaagggattattattattattttatataaatctaactattttgttatgggcattgggtcaacttatttttttactacttaaatccctaagcccaaatgtgattatttcgtaatgttctgaacctaactttagcccaatttttttggcccatttataattctctaatttttctaccgtaaaaatttttaggagtatgtgttctgtcccgATTTTCCTAGGAAGTGGGTCATTAGGCACCATACCATTAAcattgaatttcctatttaattaaattagcccgtagcagtgaaaatttattttgatcgtagcatcgctgtatttcgcgatgtaccgaacattacccgattttagaaattaaggttagaattgagttcgggataattttggttttgaatttacccctacctaaattatttcctaccgaaactatatctgttttaacccttaacagtccaattaaagatattttcttgagttaccataggaatttgacacttggcaactccctacaccacatgttagtattaaattaattaagaattgcTATAAATggagacttgatctccaagctTCTCCATATCTCCCATTTGGCTGAAAATTAGAGAAGGGAAAAGGGAGaaaattcttcatcttcatccttaaGCTCAAGAACCTCCATAGCTAGGATCCTTCATCAAGAccacaaatattcggtaaatttctatttttgttcggttaaaagctttgttttcttctctagaacctaactataggttaaaatctcttaaaaattattgttaggCTGAAAATTAGAGAAGGGAAAAGGGAGaaaattcttcatcttcatccttaaGCTCAAGAACCTCCATAGCTAGGATCCTTCATCAAGACCACAAATCAAGAACCTCCATAGCTAGGATCCTTCATCAAGAccacaaatattcg
This portion of the Ipomoea triloba cultivar NCNSP0323 chromosome 5, ASM357664v1 genome encodes:
- the LOC116020245 gene encoding uncharacterized protein LOC116020245, whose product is MEWEINDLGSFAAAIMGMMLCWNPMMFTGAIEKGDMARLPLRQKMRLQAVVLILRIKIMESMFNMLIMDGRALAKLCDLLRTHGNLKDSRNATIDEMVISFLHIVAHNIKNRVLKRQTTRSGETISRQFHAVLNSILRLHNMLLRKPEPIQDNSVDERWKWFKGCLGALDGTFIKVNVETIDKPRYRTRKGWEGSATDSRILRDAISRMNGLKVPQGNYYLCDAGYTNGDGFLAPSEMPIDPIEIEVGQNECNTFQSEEDDEDLIKHCETSRAWTEWRDKLAHEMFTTWQAEQH
- the LOC116020246 gene encoding uncharacterized protein LOC116020246 → MVMEGKNTAIKRRNSTTKRQWIKQEDAALVDCLVEIANDPTLKGENGFKTGYLLRLEKMLHLRFSGTNIKATPHIESRYKLLKKHFLAIQEMLNKGSGFGWNDVEKCVTVSKDVFDDWVKVNHPNAAGLRNKKFPHFDSLMHVWRSDYATGTAVETPADAVEEIEKEKHDEVDITDGNDEEWEEGRREKEVDQTESSVCPSTKINQGKKQASNRKRFRSDDGLNDLVAEMHEYVGAYKEANEQIKDIATYFKKEAENTDRKMKIFEEISKLPGLSRQEVIEAGEHILKDAHKIDTFFALPNEFRRDYVMKQLYEVNPYTPSFDFHGGNDA